One Senegalimassilia faecalis genomic window, GTCCCATCAGTGAGCAGCGTCCTGGCTGACCGGGATACCGCCGCGATGCGTTGGATTTTGCCTTTTCGATCTTCGGCCTCGGACCTCAGCTTCGACTCTCCGGAGCGTAGGCTCGCGCGCATCTCAACCTTAGCTTCGAGGAGTTGCTCTTTTGCAGCGGCTCTGGGGGTCTGAGAGACCAGCCTCTTGAGGGCGTTTCCCTGGGCTCCGCGAGGAAGCGCGATGGGCGTCCCTTTCATGCCCCCGATCTTCATCTCCATGAGCGCTGCGAGGACCTGCCTCTTTTTCAGAAAGCCCTGAGATTTGTCCAGGATCCGCTGTTCTTCGATGAGGGCGCTGCGGTCGTCCATGCTGCCGTCGTAGTACATGCGCGTCATGGCGAGCGCCGACAGGGCCTGGAGGCACCCCCCCCCTTCGAGGCCTTTTGTCTCCATTCTGGGAATATATCCTGCTCATTTAGGGTTATTCGCGCTGAAAGATTTTGACTAGCTTGGTGTCCTTTATTTCGTAAATAATGTCTGCGACGTTCTCGACCAGCCTCTTATCGTGGGAGACGAACACTATCGTTCCGGCATAGGCGCTCATCATCTGCTCGAGGGCTTCGGCGCTCTTGATGTCCAGGTAATTTCCAGGCTCGTCCATGAGCAAGATGTTGTATCTGCCCAGCAGCATCTTCGCGAGCAGCAGCTTGATGACTTCGCCTCCCGAGAGAACGCCAACGTCCTTTGCCAGGTCACGCGGTCCGATTCCCATAGAGGCGAGGACGCTTCGGATTTCGGTCATGCTGTACTCGCAACCATCCTGCATGAACGAGATCGCAGACTGACGGGCGTCGAACTTGTAGCCTGTTTGCTCGAAGTAACCGATCTCTGCCTTGGGAGAGATGTTGATACCGTCGGCGCGTCGAGCGATTGCCTTCAGCAAGCTGGTCTTTCCTGTACCGTTGCCACCGGTGATGGCCACTTTGGCACCGAGCGGTATCTCGAATTTCGCGTGGTCATAGAGCATGCAGTTGCCGAAGCTCAAGCTGAAATCGTCTGCCGAGATGGGAAATTTACTATGCAGTTCCAGGGCCTTGCTTTGGCGGAACCGCACGGTGCGAATGCTGTCGGGGGCCTCAATCCCTTCGAGCGCTTCGAGGCGCTTCTCCATGTCCTTAGCCGCCTGGTACATCCTCTTCTGTTTGGTGCCGGTTGCTTTCTGATGCCCCAATCGACCTGCATACTCGTTGCTTTTCTTTGCGCCCTTCTGCTTGGCGTCGACCTGCCGTGCTTTTTTCCGTTGTTTTTCGATGGCGGCTTCAAGGCGCTCGCGCTCGCGCATCGCCTCTTCGTATCGAGCCGCCTGAACTTTGCGCTCTTCTTCTTTCTGTCGCAGATAGTCGGTGTAGTCACCCCAGAATTCGGAAATACCGCCGTCTTTGAGCTCCCAGATCTTGTCCACTACCTGATCGAGAAAATAACGGTCATGGCTCACAATGAGAAGGGCTCCATCAAATGCCTTGAGTTGTCCGACGAGAAGGCTGATGCCGTCTTGGTCGAGGTGGCTCGTAGGCTCATCAGCAAAGATCGCGCTTGCATGCTGGGAGAGCGCAGAGGCAATCTTGGCGCGTGTTTCCTCTCCGCCGCTCATCGTCTCTTGCGCCACTCCGGCGACGTTGAGACGGGAGAGCATCTCACCACTGTCCTGAGCCGCATCAAGGTCGAGTTCATCGAGTTGGCCGATGAGGGCAATGCTGCCGAAGCGCCTGACGTCGGCGTCCGCAATGGTAAGATTGCCGCTCAGAATTTTAAGCAGGCTGGTTTTGCCTGCGCCATTGTCTCCCACCAAGCCGATGCGATCGTAGGAGTAGATTTCCAACTCTTCGATATCCAGGATATCGCGGCCGGCATATTCCAAAAAGATGTCTTTAGCTTTGACTATGAGTTCCATAGGTTGAACCGCCTTTTGTGTATTAGCCTTTTACTGGAAGCGCAGCCATGCCAAAAAAGATTGCTCACGTCGATTTTTCGCCTTTGCCCAATTGCCGGCGCGAGCGTTTTGACCTTGCGCAAGCCGGCAAATCCGAAAATGATAGTTGGCGACGAATAAGGAGCGCGATGTGGGATGTCGGTGCAATACCTCGTCGTCGCAAGGGCTTGAAGGCTGACGCGTGAACCGATGGCTGCTGCCTCTTTTTTTCGAATACTTGGGCTATTGAATCCGCCCGGTATCTCTTTTCCCCACGTTTCGGACGCTCGGAGCAAGCAGCATAGCCATCGCAAGCAGTACCATGGTCGCTCCAGAGCCGACAAACCATAACGGAGCTCCAAGCAGATCCGCAAAAACGGAGGGGGCCGCGAGGCCCATGGGCATGGCCCACGCCATGATGGTTCCGTAGAGGCCGAAAACGCGGCCTAGGTACTCAGGAGGTATCTGCTCCTGCATAAGGGCAGTCTGGGTTCCCGCGTACAACGGGGAGCATGCGCCCATAAGAAAGCTCACCGGCAGGAAAGCAGCGAACAATGACGGGCCGAGCGATCCGGATACGATTGCGGCAATGCCGAAGCCGGCAATCGCGGCGACCATGGTGAACGACCTATTGCGGAACCCTCCCGTAACCGCCAAGATGCCGGACCCAGCCAGCATGCCTGCAGAAAAAAGGATTTCCGCCAAAGCGGCATCCCCCGTGCTACCGCCAAAATGCCCCAAGGTCATTATTGGGAACAATGCCGCGAGCGGAGAGAACGCGAAAGCGAAGACGAACCCGCACCAAAGAAGGGCGAGCAGCCCCCTGTACCCCCTAGTCAGCTTGTAGCCGTCCGAAATCTCAGAGAAGAGCTCTCGAACCTTATTGGAAAAGGGCAAGCTGCGGTCGGCTTCGTCGAGTCCCCCTGCGTCTATCTGTGCGGCGAGGACGGCTAAAGAAGCGAAAAGCGCTCCCAGCACGTCGAGGACAATCATAGCGGTAATGCCCGCCACGGGATAAATCACTGCTGCAAGCGCGGCGCCAAGAATGTATCCGCCGGACTGAATCGCCTGAGTCACCCCCGATAGGCGAACGAGATGCTCTGGCGGGGCGAGATGGGGCGTGAGAGATTGGGAGGCTGGCGTGTAGAACGAAGTGCCAACTGCACGGAGAAACAGGGCGATGAGAATTAGCCATGCAGGTAAGCTGCCGGCCAACGAGGCAATCGTCAAGGCGGCGCCCACCGCGGCAATGAAGAGGTCGGTGCCGATGAGGACACGTTTCAAAGGCAGTCTGTCGACAAGGGCGCCCGCAAGGATTCCGAACAAAGCAATCGGCAGAAAGCCTGTCAGCGATGCTAAGGAGAGGAGAGAAGACGACCCTGTCGTGAGGGCGAGATGCCAAATAAGACCCATTTGGAGAATCGAACTCGTCAATGTCGAAACGAGCTCCCCGCCCCATACGAAACAAAGCTTGAATTGCCATGAATGGCACAGCAGAGCAGACCTGCCCCGAGAGGTTTCAAATATCATGGTTATGTCCAATCGTGAAATGGCGTGCAGAAAAACAGCGCGACGCCACAACAGCGCCGCTTTCTAGGCGCTCATCCACGTGCGGAAAAGACCAACCACGACACCCCTCCTTTGTTAATTCGGTCTGGCAAACCATGTAATATTAACGAGGCTTGAGTTTGCCTGTCAAGAATCGACCATCGGAAAGGGCAATCCTCTCTGGCCATTCGATTCCTTTTGTATCTATGGCTGCATTTACGTTATGTGGTTATTTATTTCGTTAGAATTCCCAAGCAAAACGCTTTTATGCACCATGTCTGCGCAAGCGAGAAAAGCCATTTCTAAGCCTCGGTCCACGAAAATGTCAACTTGGCTTTTCATTGAGCCGATACTTCCAACACCGCTGAAAACGAACCAAACGCGTAGCTCTTGCGTGTCCGCAACTCGCACCATCAAAGTATGCAAGCATCCTGATGAGCAGGATAGCCTCTGATCGTCTGTATCTCAATTCGGAACAAAGATCCTGGGAAAAAGGGGATGCGGCGCCGAACGCGAACAATGTGTGTACGCTGTCGAGAAATGAGGCGCGCGCCGAGAAACCGGTGGTCCATACTCCACGCCGCACCCCCAACTGAGCCTCGTAGGATTGGACCTCTTTAAGCAACGGTTCGAGGTCTTTTTCGCGCTCAGCGGCGTCCCTGGCCTTGTCTTCGATGCCGGCGAGTTGCTCGGTAATCCAATCGATTACCTGACCGACGTCG contains:
- the abc-f gene encoding ribosomal protection-like ABC-F family protein codes for the protein MELIVKAKDIFLEYAGRDILDIEELEIYSYDRIGLVGDNGAGKTSLLKILSGNLTIADADVRRFGSIALIGQLDELDLDAAQDSGEMLSRLNVAGVAQETMSGGEETRAKIASALSQHASAIFADEPTSHLDQDGISLLVGQLKAFDGALLIVSHDRYFLDQVVDKIWELKDGGISEFWGDYTDYLRQKEEERKVQAARYEEAMRERERLEAAIEKQRKKARQVDAKQKGAKKSNEYAGRLGHQKATGTKQKRMYQAAKDMEKRLEALEGIEAPDSIRTVRFRQSKALELHSKFPISADDFSLSFGNCMLYDHAKFEIPLGAKVAITGGNGTGKTSLLKAIARRADGINISPKAEIGYFEQTGYKFDARQSAISFMQDGCEYSMTEIRSVLASMGIGPRDLAKDVGVLSGGEVIKLLLAKMLLGRYNILLMDEPGNYLDIKSAEALEQMMSAYAGTIVFVSHDKRLVENVADIIYEIKDTKLVKIFQRE
- a CDS encoding MFS transporter, giving the protein MIFETSRGRSALLCHSWQFKLCFVWGGELVSTLTSSILQMGLIWHLALTTGSSSLLSLASLTGFLPIALFGILAGALVDRLPLKRVLIGTDLFIAAVGAALTIASLAGSLPAWLILIALFLRAVGTSFYTPASQSLTPHLAPPEHLVRLSGVTQAIQSGGYILGAALAAVIYPVAGITAMIVLDVLGALFASLAVLAAQIDAGGLDEADRSLPFSNKVRELFSEISDGYKLTRGYRGLLALLWCGFVFAFAFSPLAALFPIMTLGHFGGSTGDAALAEILFSAGMLAGSGILAVTGGFRNRSFTMVAAIAGFGIAAIVSGSLGPSLFAAFLPVSFLMGACSPLYAGTQTALMQEQIPPEYLGRVFGLYGTIMAWAMPMGLAAPSVFADLLGAPLWFVGSGATMVLLAMAMLLAPSVRNVGKRDTGRIQ